In the genome of Cetobacterium ceti, one region contains:
- a CDS encoding arsenate-mycothiol transferase ArsC has translation MKTIAFVCVGNSFKSIVAERLAKELTNDFIFVSGGTNPASKINEDGEKIMEKRGMSMKGYKPHSLDDLPEKIDYLVQMGCGITCPMIKAKNVINFNMDKYPSETLIEKEIIVNILEDKIKELCNICYGYEVFEIV, from the coding sequence ATGAAAACAATTGCATTTGTTTGTGTAGGGAATTCATTTAAAAGTATTGTAGCAGAAAGATTAGCAAAGGAACTTACTAATGATTTTATATTTGTCAGTGGAGGAACAAATCCAGCTTCTAAAATAAATGAAGATGGGGAAAAAATTATGGAAAAAAGAGGAATGTCCATGAAAGGATACAAACCTCATAGTTTAGACGATTTACCAGAAAAAATTGATTATTTAGTTCAAATGGGGTGTGGAATAACTTGTCCCATGATTAAAGCGAAAAATGTAATTAATTTTAATATGGACAAATATCCTAGTGAAACTCTTATTGAAAAAGAAATTATTGTTAATATTCTAGAAGATAAAATAAAAGAATTATGTAACATTTGTTACGGATATGAAGTTTTTGAAATTGTATAA